The Leptospira sp. WS39.C2 genome contains a region encoding:
- the gatC gene encoding Asp-tRNA(Asn)/Glu-tRNA(Gln) amidotransferase subunit GatC: MDEKELKNIANLAKLNIEENEISGMLSDFSRIVQYVDEIKNLDTSKVGDDEIYEQIFYELRKDLSENSLKRDDLSKIAPSYENGYVVVPKVIET; encoded by the coding sequence ATGGATGAAAAAGAATTAAAGAACATTGCTAATTTAGCAAAACTAAACATTGAAGAAAATGAAATTTCAGGAATGTTAAGTGATTTTTCTAGAATCGTGCAATATGTAGATGAGATCAAAAATTTAGATACATCGAAAGTCGGTGACGATGAAATTTATGAACAAATTTTCTACGAGCTTAGAAAGGATTTAAGTGAAAATTCACTTAAAAGAGACGACTTATCTAAAATCGCTCCATCGTATGAAAATGGTTATGTGGTAGTTCCTAAGGTAATTGAAACATGA